In Topomyia yanbarensis strain Yona2022 chromosome 2, ASM3024719v1, whole genome shotgun sequence, one DNA window encodes the following:
- the LOC131679832 gene encoding uncharacterized protein LOC131679832 → MDKKQCGECHHEINDLEPVRCGLCEIPFHVSQNCCGFNPRSCKDVFAQGKAVFICIRCRDELNGRSIREYITDQNRNNISPSASTDDISKQIQQLSGIVEVLGKKVDCIANSNQTPKPSVSREMRTPMWPGSSSKRRRIENSQSARPAVDRSTNSIDFGDLSVAFITPVAPPPRFWLYLSGFQPLISNDDVQKIVSRCLDLADPFDVTRLVPKGKDVTNMNYVSFKIGLDPALKQQALNAACWPAGLMFREFVELPKNTMRRPFIFAREQPAATPTQEQPFPMTIN, encoded by the coding sequence ATGGATAAAAAACAATGTGGTGAGTGTCATCACGAAATCAATGATTTGGAACCAGTGCGCTGTGGCCTTTGTGAAATCCCTTTCCACGTCAGCCAAAATTGCTGTGGTTTCAATCCTCGCTCTTGTAAGGATGTTTTTGCCCAAGGCAAGGCCGTATTTATTTGTATAAGATGCAGGGACGAGCTAAATGGCAGAAGCATTCGTGAGTACATTACTGATCAAAATCGAAACAATATATCTCCAAGTGCAAGCACCGACGATATCAGTAAACAGATACAACAACTATCTGGTATTGTCGAAGTGCTAGGCAAAAAAGTGGACTGTATTGCAAACTCAAATCAAACACCAAAACCCTCCGTTTCCCGTGAAATGAGAACACCAATGTGGCCAGGATCGAGTTCAAAGCGTCGTCGCATTGAAAATAGCCAATCGGCTCGCCCAGCTGTCGATCGCAGCACTAATTCAATCGATTTTGGTGATCTCTCTGTCGCTTTCATCACACCAGTTGCGCCGCCACCCAGATTTTGGCTTTATTTATCTGGCTTCCAGCCACTGATCAGTAATGATGATGTGCAAAAAATTGTTTCTCGCTGCCTAGATTTAGCTGACCCGTTTGATGTCACTCGTCTTGTACCTAAGGGAAAAGACGTCACGAACATGAACTACGTCTCATTTAAAATTGGCCTTGATCCAGCTCTCAAGCAGCAGGCCCTAAACGCTGCGTGTTGGCCCGCCGGTTTGATGTTTAGAGAGTTTGTGGAGCTTCCAAAAAACACGATGAGACGACCGTTTATTTTCGCCCGAGAACAACCAGCAGCAACTCCAACACAGGAACAACCGTTTCCTATGACAAtaaattga